A DNA window from Streptomyces bacillaris contains the following coding sequences:
- a CDS encoding HpcH/HpaI aldolase/citrate lyase family protein has translation MTTPTPSVNRLRPRRSCLAVPGSNPRFLEKAQGLPADQVFLDLEDACAPLAKEGARHTIVDALNNGDWSGKTRVVRVNDWTTHWTYRDVITVVEGAGPNLDCIMLPKVQDAQQVVALDLLLTQIEKTMGFEVGKIGIEAQIENAKGLVNIDEIAAASPRLETLIFGPADFMASINMKTLVVGQQPPGYPADAYHYILMRILMAARSHDLQAIDGPFLQIRDVDAYREVAGRAAALGFDGKWVLHPGQVDAANEVFSPSQEDYDHAELILDAYEWCTSEEGGKKGSAMLGDEMIDEASRKMALVIAGKGRAAGMQRTSKFEAPEA, from the coding sequence ATGACCACGCCCACCCCCTCGGTCAACCGTCTGCGCCCGCGCCGCTCGTGTCTGGCCGTGCCGGGCTCCAACCCGCGCTTCCTGGAGAAGGCCCAGGGCCTCCCGGCGGACCAGGTCTTCCTGGACCTGGAGGACGCCTGCGCGCCGCTCGCCAAGGAGGGCGCCCGCCACACCATCGTGGACGCGCTGAACAACGGTGACTGGAGCGGCAAGACCCGGGTCGTGCGGGTCAACGACTGGACGACCCACTGGACGTACCGGGACGTCATCACGGTCGTCGAGGGCGCGGGCCCCAACCTCGACTGCATCATGCTCCCGAAGGTCCAGGACGCCCAGCAGGTCGTGGCGCTGGACCTGCTGCTGACCCAGATCGAGAAGACGATGGGCTTCGAGGTCGGGAAGATCGGCATCGAGGCGCAGATCGAGAACGCCAAGGGCCTGGTGAACATCGACGAGATCGCCGCCGCCTCGCCGCGCCTGGAGACGCTGATCTTCGGCCCGGCCGACTTCATGGCCTCGATCAACATGAAGACCCTGGTCGTCGGCCAGCAGCCGCCCGGCTACCCGGCGGACGCGTACCACTACATCCTGATGCGCATCCTGATGGCGGCCCGCAGCCACGACCTCCAGGCGATCGACGGCCCGTTCCTCCAGATCCGCGACGTGGACGCCTACCGCGAGGTGGCCGGCCGCGCCGCCGCCCTCGGTTTCGACGGCAAGTGGGTGCTCCACCCGGGCCAGGTCGACGCGGCCAACGAGGTGTTCTCGCCCTCGCAGGAGGACTACGACCACGCCGAGCTGATCCTCGACGCCTACGAGTGGTGCACCTCCGAGGAGGGTGGCAAGAAGGGCTCCGCGATGCTCGGCGACGAGATGATCGACGAGGCCAGCCGCAAGATGGCGCTCGTCATCGCGGGCAAGGGCCGGGCCGCCGGAATGCAGCGCACGTCCAAGTTCGAAGCCCCGGAGGCCTGA
- a CDS encoding protein meaA — protein sequence MTERQKDRPWLMRTYAGHSTAEASNELYRRNLAKGQTGLSVAFDLPTQTGYDPDHILARGEVGRVGVPVSHLGDMRRLFQDIPLEQMNTSMTINATAMWLLALYQVVAEEQGADPAKLQGTTQNDIVKEYLSRGTHVFPPVPSLRLTTDMITYTVNRIPKWNPINICSYHLQEAGATPVQEIAYAMSTAIAVLDAVRDSGQVPEEKFGDVVARISFFVNAGVRFIEEMCKMRAFGRIWDRVTRERYGITNAKQRRFRYGVQVNSLGLTEAQPENNVQRIVLEMLAVTLSKDARARAVQLPAWNEALGLPRPWDQQWSLRIQQVLAHESDLLEYEDIFAGSHVIEAKVDALVEESLAEIDRIQQMGGAMAAVESGYLKSELVSSHAARRARIEGGEEKIVGVNIYETTEPNPLTSDLDGAIMTVDPANEARVVAALHEWRDNRDEARATEALAALKKAAAGTENMMEATVECARAGVTTGEWSWALRDVFGEFRAPTGVSSAPVAVTAEPGSTLALVREKVTRTAADLGVGRLRLLVGKPGLDGHSNGAEQIAVRARDAGFEVVYQGIRLTPEQITDAALAEDVHCVGLSILSGSHAELVPDVLHRLREAGAPDIPVIAGGIIPPADAAALIEAGVAAVFTPKDFGITEIIGRIVDEIRKANKLDPLEVSA from the coding sequence ATGACCGAACGTCAGAAGGACCGGCCCTGGCTCATGCGGACGTACGCCGGTCACTCGACCGCCGAGGCGTCCAACGAGCTGTACCGCCGCAACCTCGCCAAGGGCCAGACGGGTCTCTCGGTCGCCTTCGATCTGCCCACGCAGACCGGATACGACCCGGACCACATTCTCGCCCGCGGCGAGGTGGGCCGTGTCGGTGTGCCCGTCTCGCACCTCGGTGACATGCGCCGGCTGTTCCAGGACATCCCCCTGGAGCAGATGAACACCTCGATGACGATCAACGCGACCGCCATGTGGCTGCTGGCGCTCTACCAGGTGGTCGCGGAGGAGCAGGGGGCCGACCCCGCCAAGCTCCAGGGGACCACGCAGAACGACATCGTGAAGGAGTACCTCTCGCGCGGGACGCACGTCTTCCCGCCGGTGCCCTCGCTGCGGCTGACCACCGACATGATCACGTACACGGTCAACCGCATCCCCAAGTGGAACCCGATCAACATCTGCAGCTACCACCTCCAGGAGGCGGGGGCGACCCCGGTCCAGGAGATCGCGTACGCCATGTCGACCGCCATCGCGGTGCTCGACGCGGTCCGCGACTCGGGCCAGGTCCCGGAGGAGAAGTTCGGTGACGTGGTCGCCCGGATCTCGTTCTTCGTGAACGCGGGCGTCCGCTTCATCGAGGAGATGTGCAAGATGCGCGCCTTCGGCCGTATCTGGGACCGCGTCACCCGGGAGCGGTACGGCATCACCAACGCCAAGCAGCGGCGCTTCCGCTACGGCGTCCAGGTCAACTCCCTCGGCCTGACCGAGGCGCAGCCGGAGAACAACGTCCAGCGCATCGTCCTGGAGATGCTGGCCGTCACCCTCTCCAAGGACGCCCGCGCCCGCGCGGTGCAGCTCCCGGCCTGGAACGAGGCGCTGGGGCTGCCCCGGCCCTGGGACCAGCAGTGGTCGCTGCGGATCCAGCAGGTGCTGGCGCACGAGAGCGATCTGCTGGAGTACGAGGACATCTTCGCCGGTTCGCACGTCATCGAGGCCAAGGTGGACGCCCTGGTCGAGGAGTCGCTGGCGGAGATCGACCGCATCCAGCAGATGGGCGGCGCGATGGCGGCCGTCGAGTCCGGCTACCTCAAGTCGGAGCTGGTCTCCTCGCACGCGGCCCGGCGGGCCCGGATCGAGGGCGGCGAGGAGAAGATCGTCGGCGTCAACATCTACGAGACGACCGAGCCCAACCCGCTCACCTCCGACCTGGACGGCGCGATCATGACCGTCGACCCGGCGAACGAGGCCCGGGTGGTCGCCGCCCTGCACGAGTGGCGGGACAACCGCGACGAGGCCCGGGCGACGGAGGCGCTGGCCGCGCTGAAGAAGGCCGCCGCGGGCACCGAGAACATGATGGAAGCCACCGTCGAGTGCGCCCGCGCGGGCGTCACCACCGGCGAGTGGTCCTGGGCGCTGCGGGACGTCTTCGGGGAGTTCCGCGCGCCGACCGGGGTCTCCTCGGCCCCGGTGGCGGTCACCGCCGAGCCGGGCAGCACGCTCGCCCTGGTCCGCGAGAAGGTCACCCGGACCGCCGCCGACCTGGGCGTGGGACGGCTGCGCCTGCTGGTCGGCAAGCCGGGGCTGGACGGGCACTCCAACGGGGCCGAGCAGATCGCCGTACGGGCCCGTGACGCCGGGTTCGAGGTGGTCTACCAGGGGATCCGGCTGACCCCGGAGCAGATCACGGACGCGGCGCTGGCCGAGGACGTGCACTGCGTGGGGCTCTCCATCCTCTCCGGCTCGCACGCGGAGCTGGTGCCCGACGTGCTGCACCGGCTGCGGGAGGCCGGGGCGCCGGACATCCCGGTGATCGCCGGCGGCATCATCCCGCCGGCCGACGCGGCGGCGCTCATCGAGGCCGGTGTGGCCGCCGTCTTCACCCCGAAGGACTTCGGCATCACGGAGATCATCGGCCGTATCGTCGACGAGATCCGGAAAGCGAACAAGCTCGACCCTCTGGAGGTCTCCGCATGA
- a CDS encoding 3-hydroxyacyl-CoA dehydrogenase family protein codes for MDTPLSTIAVVGLGTMGTGIAEVLALAGREVIGIDTSEAAARQAVTSLEASTARAVGRGRITEQERAEALARFRTSDALAAAADAELVIEVVPESYELKQQVFRELDAVVSPTAILATGTNALSVTRLAAESQRPERVLGLHFFNPAPAMKLVEVVSSVLTAPPAVEAVTRLARELGKEPVAVGDRPGFVADGLLFGYLNQAAAMYEANYASREDIDAAMKLGCGLPMGPLALLDLIGIDTARTVLEAMYSASHDRLHAPAPVLGQLSEAGLTGRKAGRGFYTYEAPGSQTVVPDALTPSPETAAGDGRPVASVGVAGSGTMASGIAEVFAKAGYTVVLAARSQEKADVAKGRIAKSLERSVGKGRLTAEARDETLGRITAAGSLDAFAEVDLAVEAVAEDLEIKQQLFAALDKVCRPGAVLATTTSSLPVVAIARATARPEDVIGMHFFNPAPAMKLVEVVRTVLTADDVHATVRAVCAKIRKHPVDCGDRAGFIVNALLFPYLNNAIKMVEEHYASLDDIDAAMKLGGGYPMGPFELLDVVGLDVSLAIEKVLHKEFRDPGLAPAPLLEHLVAAGCLGRKTGRGFREYARR; via the coding sequence ATGGACACCCCGCTCTCCACCATTGCCGTCGTCGGTCTCGGCACCATGGGCACCGGCATCGCCGAGGTCCTGGCCCTCGCCGGCCGCGAGGTCATCGGCATCGACACCAGCGAGGCGGCCGCCCGGCAGGCCGTCACCTCCCTCGAAGCCTCCACCGCACGGGCCGTCGGGCGCGGGCGGATCACCGAGCAGGAGCGGGCCGAGGCGCTCGCCCGGTTCCGTACCTCCGACGCCCTCGCGGCCGCCGCCGACGCCGAGCTGGTGATCGAGGTCGTGCCGGAGTCGTACGAGCTCAAGCAGCAGGTGTTCCGGGAGCTGGACGCGGTCGTCTCGCCCACCGCGATCCTCGCCACCGGCACGAACGCCCTGTCCGTCACCCGGCTCGCCGCCGAGTCGCAGCGCCCCGAGCGCGTGCTCGGCCTGCACTTCTTCAACCCGGCGCCCGCGATGAAGCTGGTCGAGGTCGTCTCCTCCGTGCTCACCGCGCCGCCCGCCGTCGAGGCCGTCACCAGGCTGGCCCGGGAGCTGGGCAAGGAGCCGGTCGCGGTCGGGGACCGGCCCGGGTTCGTCGCGGACGGGCTGCTCTTCGGCTACCTCAACCAGGCCGCCGCGATGTACGAGGCCAACTACGCCTCCCGCGAGGACATCGACGCGGCGATGAAGCTGGGCTGCGGGCTGCCCATGGGCCCGCTCGCCCTGCTGGACCTGATCGGCATCGACACCGCCCGCACGGTCCTGGAGGCCATGTACTCCGCCTCCCACGACCGGCTCCACGCCCCCGCCCCCGTCCTCGGCCAGCTCAGCGAGGCCGGGCTGACCGGGCGCAAGGCCGGGCGCGGCTTCTACACGTACGAGGCTCCGGGCAGCCAGACCGTCGTGCCCGACGCGCTGACCCCGTCCCCGGAGACGGCGGCCGGTGACGGGCGCCCCGTCGCCTCCGTCGGGGTCGCGGGCTCCGGGACCATGGCCTCCGGGATCGCGGAGGTCTTCGCCAAGGCCGGGTACACCGTGGTCCTGGCCGCCCGCAGCCAGGAGAAGGCGGACGTCGCCAAGGGCCGGATCGCCAAGTCGCTGGAGCGTTCGGTCGGCAAGGGGCGGCTGACGGCCGAGGCGCGGGACGAGACGCTGGGGCGGATCACGGCGGCCGGTTCGCTGGACGCCTTCGCGGAGGTCGACCTCGCCGTGGAGGCGGTCGCGGAGGACCTGGAGATCAAGCAGCAGCTCTTCGCGGCCCTGGACAAGGTCTGCCGGCCGGGCGCGGTCCTCGCCACCACCACCTCGTCCCTGCCGGTCGTCGCCATCGCCCGGGCGACCGCCCGGCCCGAGGACGTCATCGGGATGCACTTCTTCAACCCGGCGCCCGCGATGAAGCTGGTGGAGGTCGTCCGTACGGTCCTGACCGCCGACGACGTCCACGCCACGGTCCGCGCGGTCTGCGCGAAGATCCGCAAGCACCCGGTGGACTGCGGGGACCGGGCCGGGTTCATCGTCAACGCACTGCTGTTCCCGTACCTCAACAACGCGATCAAGATGGTCGAGGAGCACTACGCCTCGCTGGACGACATCGACGCGGCCATGAAGCTGGGCGGCGGCTACCCGATGGGCCCGTTCGAACTGCTGGACGTCGTCGGGCTCGATGTCTCCCTCGCCATCGAGAAGGTGCTGCACAAGGAGTTCCGTGACCCGGGGCTCGCCCCGGCGCCGCTGCTGGAGCACCTGGTGGCCGCGGGCTGCCTCGGCCGCAAGACGGGCCGGGGCTTCCGCGAATATGCCCGTCGCTGA
- a CDS encoding restriction endonuclease: protein MAIPIRRHGVRGGRAPFDLRRTTFGFVLVALVLAGGGMALRAAWRSAGRHPVAAVLVVGLLLAAALLVLRRRRRARRVAEAVTEAAYGIVDAGIAELDAAGEARAQARPAPPEAARPVDYAELDPYAFEEAVAELCRRDGCADAEVVGGAGDLGADVLATTPDGRRLVVQCKRYGPGNRAGSQDLQRFGGTCYAVHGADIALVVSTGGFTEPALEYAEQCGILCYGPEELAAWSEGGAPPPWDATEEPAEPAPGLSAP from the coding sequence ATGGCGATACCGATCCGCAGACACGGCGTCCGGGGCGGGCGCGCCCCCTTCGACCTCCGGCGCACCACCTTCGGCTTCGTCCTGGTCGCGCTGGTCCTCGCGGGCGGCGGCATGGCCCTGCGGGCCGCCTGGCGGAGCGCCGGACGCCACCCGGTCGCCGCCGTGCTCGTGGTCGGCCTGCTCCTGGCCGCCGCCCTGCTTGTGCTGCGCCGCCGCCGTCGGGCCCGGCGGGTCGCGGAGGCCGTCACGGAGGCCGCGTACGGGATCGTGGACGCGGGGATCGCGGAGCTGGACGCCGCCGGGGAGGCCCGCGCCCAGGCCCGCCCCGCGCCCCCGGAGGCCGCCCGCCCGGTCGACTACGCGGAGCTGGACCCGTACGCCTTCGAGGAGGCCGTCGCCGAGCTGTGCCGGCGCGACGGGTGCGCGGACGCCGAGGTCGTGGGCGGCGCGGGAGACCTGGGCGCCGATGTGCTGGCCACCACCCCGGACGGCCGCCGCCTGGTCGTCCAGTGCAAGCGGTACGGGCCCGGGAACCGGGCCGGATCGCAGGACCTCCAGCGGTTCGGCGGCACCTGCTACGCCGTGCACGGGGCGGACATCGCGCTCGTCGTCTCCACCGGCGGTTTCACCGAACCCGCGCTCGAGTACGCCGAGCAGTGCGGCATCCTCTGTTACGGCCCCGAGGAGCTGGCCGCCTGGAGCGAGGGCGGCGCACCGCCGCCGTGGGACGCCACCGAGGAGCCGGCGGAGCCGGCCCCCGGGCTCAGCGCTCCTTGA
- a CDS encoding TetR family transcriptional regulator, whose product MSQPAKSPRATAAPDASETAAGSRAAAQRLKMRRELAAAAMELFATKGYEATTVDEIAGAAGVARRTFFRHFRSKEEAIFPDHDDTLVRAEAVLNAAPAHEHPLDTVCRGIKEVMKMYAAKPAVSVARYKLTREVPTLREAEIASVARYERLFTRYLLGHFDERDHHVGNDDPLLAEVAASAVVTAHNHVLRRWLRAGGQGDVEAQLDRAFAIVRDTFGTGIGAGRTAPADTTRAPAATVATEGEVLVAVARTDAPLDEVMRTIQQALKER is encoded by the coding sequence ATGTCCCAGCCCGCCAAGTCACCCCGTGCCACCGCCGCGCCCGACGCCTCGGAGACCGCCGCGGGGTCGCGCGCCGCGGCCCAACGGCTCAAGATGCGCCGCGAACTGGCCGCTGCCGCGATGGAACTCTTCGCCACGAAGGGGTACGAGGCGACGACCGTCGACGAGATCGCGGGCGCCGCGGGCGTCGCCCGGCGGACCTTCTTCCGCCACTTCCGCTCCAAGGAAGAGGCCATCTTCCCGGACCACGACGACACCCTCGTCAGGGCCGAGGCCGTCCTGAACGCCGCCCCCGCGCACGAGCACCCCCTCGACACGGTCTGCCGCGGCATCAAGGAAGTCATGAAGATGTACGCGGCCAAGCCCGCCGTCTCCGTGGCCCGTTACAAACTGACCCGTGAGGTACCCACCCTCCGGGAGGCCGAGATCGCGTCGGTGGCCCGCTACGAGCGGCTGTTCACCCGCTATCTGCTGGGCCACTTCGACGAGCGCGACCACCACGTGGGCAACGACGACCCGCTGCTGGCGGAGGTGGCCGCGTCCGCCGTGGTCACCGCGCACAACCACGTACTGCGCCGCTGGCTGCGGGCGGGCGGCCAGGGCGATGTGGAGGCCCAGCTCGACCGGGCCTTCGCCATCGTGCGCGACACCTTCGGCACCGGGATCGGAGCGGGCCGGACCGCCCCGGCCGATACCACCAGGGCCCCGGCGGCGACGGTGGCGACCGAGGGCGAGGTGCTGGTCGCGGTGGCCCGTACGGACGCCCCGCTGGACGAGGTCATGCGGACGATCCAGCAGGCGCTCAAGGAGCGCTGA
- a CDS encoding GNAT family N-acetyltransferase, protein MPHTDAETRDLFDRERREHARPDGPGVRVERAGPVVRQVGGPDDWNGVVWSAPGLDAAGADAAIAAQIEHCTALGLPDFEWKLYDHDSPADLGERLRAAGFVAEEPETLLVAHAEPLAGPVELPEGVSLRPVTDAAGAELMARAHERAFSTDGRRLLHQVVKRLEEAPEDFVAVMAVDGDGEPVCSGRMELYPGTGFAGLWGGGTVAAWRGKGIYRALVAYRARIAAERGYRYLQVDATGMSAPILRRLGFTELGATTPYVYRPAR, encoded by the coding sequence ATGCCGCATACAGATGCAGAGACACGTGACCTCTTCGACCGCGAGAGGCGGGAGCACGCCCGCCCCGACGGGCCCGGCGTACGCGTCGAGCGCGCCGGTCCCGTCGTACGCCAGGTGGGCGGCCCGGACGACTGGAACGGGGTGGTGTGGTCGGCCCCGGGGCTGGACGCGGCCGGGGCCGACGCCGCCATCGCCGCGCAGATCGAGCACTGCACGGCGCTCGGCCTGCCGGATTTCGAGTGGAAGCTGTACGACCACGACTCCCCCGCCGACCTGGGGGAACGGCTGCGGGCCGCCGGGTTCGTGGCGGAGGAGCCGGAGACGCTGCTCGTGGCGCACGCGGAGCCGCTGGCCGGGCCGGTCGAGCTGCCCGAGGGGGTGAGCCTGCGGCCGGTGACCGATGCGGCGGGGGCGGAGCTGATGGCCCGGGCCCATGAGCGGGCGTTCTCCACCGACGGGCGGCGCCTGCTCCACCAGGTGGTGAAGCGGCTGGAGGAGGCGCCGGAGGACTTCGTGGCGGTGATGGCGGTGGACGGCGACGGGGAGCCGGTCTGCTCCGGGCGGATGGAGCTGTACCCGGGTACGGGCTTCGCCGGGCTGTGGGGCGGTGGGACGGTGGCCGCCTGGCGGGGGAAGGGGATCTACCGGGCGCTGGTGGCGTACCGGGCGCGGATCGCCGCCGAGCGCGGCTACCGGTATCTCCAGGTCGACGCCACCGGCATGTCGGCCCCGATCCTGCGCCGGCTGGGCTTCACGGAGCTGGGGGCGACGACGCCGTATGTGTACCGACCGGCGCGGTAA
- the ccrA gene encoding crotonyl-CoA carboxylase/reductase, with amino-acid sequence MKEILDAIQSQDSTAADFAALSIPESYRAITVHKDETEMFAGLATRDKDPRKSLHLDEVPVPELGPGEALVAVMASSVNYNSVWTSIFEPLSTFGFLERYGKVSELTKRHDLPYHVIGSDLAGVVLRTGPGVNAWNPGDEVVAHCLSVELESSDGHNDTMLDPEQRIWGFETNFGGLAEIALVKSNQLMPKPKHLSWEEAAAPGLVNSTAYRQLVSRNGAGMKQGDNVLIWGASGGLGSYATQFALAGGANPICVVSSPEKADICRAMGAEAVIDRNADGYKFWKDETTQDPKEWKRFGKRIREFTGGEDIDIVFEHPGRETFGASVYVTRKGGTITTCASTSGYMHEYDNRYLWMSLKRIIGSHFANYREAWEANRLIAKGKIHPTLSKVYSLEETGQAAHDVHRNVHQGKVGVLALAPREGLGVRDQELREKHIDAINRFRNV; translated from the coding sequence GTGAAGGAAATCCTGGACGCCATCCAGTCCCAGGACAGCACGGCCGCGGACTTCGCGGCCCTGTCCATCCCCGAGTCCTACCGCGCGATCACCGTGCACAAGGACGAGACGGAGATGTTCGCCGGGCTCGCGACCCGCGACAAGGACCCGCGCAAGTCGCTCCACCTGGACGAGGTCCCGGTCCCCGAACTCGGCCCCGGCGAGGCCCTCGTCGCCGTCATGGCCAGCTCGGTGAACTACAACTCCGTCTGGACCTCGATCTTCGAGCCGCTCTCCACCTTCGGCTTCCTGGAGCGGTACGGAAAGGTCAGTGAGCTGACCAAGCGCCACGACCTGCCGTACCACGTCATCGGCTCCGACCTGGCGGGCGTCGTCCTGCGCACCGGCCCCGGCGTGAACGCCTGGAACCCGGGCGACGAGGTCGTGGCGCACTGCCTCTCGGTCGAGCTGGAGTCCTCCGACGGCCACAACGACACGATGCTCGACCCCGAGCAGCGCATCTGGGGCTTCGAGACCAACTTCGGCGGCCTGGCGGAGATCGCGCTCGTCAAGTCCAACCAGCTGATGCCCAAGCCCAAGCACCTCAGCTGGGAGGAGGCGGCGGCCCCGGGCCTGGTCAACTCGACCGCGTACCGCCAGCTCGTCTCCCGCAACGGCGCCGGCATGAAGCAGGGCGACAACGTCCTGATCTGGGGCGCCAGCGGTGGACTCGGCTCCTACGCCACCCAGTTCGCGCTGGCCGGCGGCGCCAACCCGATCTGTGTCGTCTCCTCCCCGGAGAAGGCCGACATCTGCCGGGCGATGGGTGCGGAGGCGGTCATCGACCGCAACGCGGACGGCTACAAGTTCTGGAAGGACGAGACCACCCAGGACCCCAAGGAGTGGAAGCGCTTCGGCAAGCGCATCCGCGAGTTCACCGGCGGCGAGGACATCGACATCGTCTTCGAGCACCCGGGCCGCGAGACCTTCGGCGCCTCGGTCTACGTCACCCGCAAGGGCGGCACGATCACCACCTGCGCCTCCACCTCGGGCTACATGCACGAGTACGACAACCGCTACCTGTGGATGTCCCTCAAGCGCATCATCGGCTCCCACTTCGCCAACTACCGCGAGGCGTGGGAGGCCAACCGCCTGATCGCCAAGGGCAAGATCCACCCGACGCTCTCCAAGGTCTACTCCCTGGAGGAGACCGGCCAGGCCGCCCACGACGTCCACCGCAACGTCCACCAGGGCAAGGTCGGCGTCCTGGCGCTCGCCCCCCGCGAGGGCCTGGGCGTGCGCGACCAGGAGCTGCGCGAGAAGCACATCGACGCCATCAACCGTTTCCGCAACGTCTGA
- a CDS encoding MaoC family dehydratase — protein sequence MQFGRTFEEFEVGAVYKHWPGKTVTEYDDHLFCLLTMNHHPLHMDSNYAERTTDFGKNVVVGNYIYSLLLGMSVPDVSGKAIANLEVESLKHIAPTFHGDTIYGETTVLDKTPSKSKNDRGIVYVETRGFKQDGTVVCVFRRKVMVPTETYIKERGGEQPGRPTPAN from the coding sequence ATGCAGTTCGGACGCACTTTTGAGGAGTTCGAGGTCGGTGCCGTCTACAAGCACTGGCCCGGAAAGACGGTCACGGAATACGACGACCACCTCTTCTGCCTGCTGACCATGAATCACCACCCGCTCCACATGGACAGCAACTACGCGGAGAGGACGACCGACTTCGGGAAGAACGTCGTCGTCGGCAACTACATCTACTCGCTGCTGCTCGGCATGTCGGTGCCGGACGTCTCCGGAAAGGCCATCGCCAATCTGGAGGTCGAATCGCTCAAGCACATCGCGCCGACCTTCCACGGCGACACCATCTACGGCGAGACCACCGTCCTGGACAAGACCCCGTCGAAGTCCAAGAACGACCGCGGAATCGTGTACGTCGAGACCAGGGGGTTCAAGCAGGACGGCACGGTGGTCTGCGTGTTCCGCCGCAAGGTGATGGTCCCCACCGAGACGTACATCAAGGAGCGGGGCGGCGAGCAGCCCGGCCGCCCGACGCCCGCCAACTAG
- a CDS encoding acyl-CoA dehydrogenase family protein gives MTRLAQTAGLNDVQREILSTVRDFVDKEIIPVATQLEHRDEYPTEIVEGLKELGLFGLMIPEEYGGLGESLLTYALCVEEIARGWMSVSGIINTHFIVAYMLKQHGTQEQKDTFLPRMALGEVRGAFSMSEPALGSDVSAITSKGVRDGDEYVLNGQKMWLTNGGTSTLVAVLCRSDEGHPEGTAPHKSMTTFLVEKEAGFGEVRPGLTIPGKIDKMGYKGVDTTELIMDNLRIPANRVLGGTTGRGFYQMMDGVEVGRVNVAARGCGVAQRAFELGVSYAQQRHTFGKPIAQHQAIQFKLAEMATKVEAAHAMMVNAARKKDSGERNDLEAGMAKYLASEYCKEVVEDAFRIHGGYGFSKEYEIERLYREAPMLLIGEGTAEIQKMIIGRRLLEEYRFQG, from the coding sequence ATGACGCGACTCGCCCAGACAGCCGGTCTGAACGACGTCCAGCGGGAAATCCTTTCCACGGTCCGGGATTTCGTCGACAAGGAGATCATTCCGGTCGCGACCCAGCTGGAGCACCGCGACGAGTACCCCACCGAGATCGTGGAAGGGCTCAAGGAACTCGGCCTGTTCGGGCTGATGATCCCCGAGGAGTACGGGGGCCTGGGCGAGTCGCTGCTCACCTACGCGCTCTGCGTGGAGGAGATCGCGCGCGGCTGGATGAGCGTGTCGGGGATCATCAACACGCACTTCATCGTGGCCTACATGCTCAAGCAGCACGGCACCCAGGAGCAGAAGGACACCTTCCTGCCGCGGATGGCCCTCGGTGAGGTGCGGGGGGCCTTCTCGATGTCGGAGCCGGCGCTCGGCTCCGATGTCTCGGCGATCACGTCGAAGGGCGTCAGGGATGGCGACGAGTACGTTCTCAACGGCCAGAAGATGTGGCTGACGAACGGCGGCACGTCGACGCTGGTGGCCGTTCTCTGCCGAAGTGACGAAGGCCACCCCGAGGGCACCGCGCCCCACAAGTCGATGACGACCTTCCTCGTGGAGAAGGAGGCCGGCTTCGGAGAGGTCCGGCCCGGCCTGACCATCCCCGGAAAGATCGACAAGATGGGGTACAAGGGCGTCGACACGACCGAGCTCATCATGGACAACCTGCGCATTCCGGCCAATCGGGTCCTGGGGGGCACCACCGGCCGAGGGTTTTACCAAATGATGGACGGTGTCGAGGTCGGGCGGGTCAATGTGGCCGCCCGTGGCTGCGGTGTCGCTCAGCGTGCGTTCGAGCTGGGCGTTTCGTACGCCCAGCAGCGCCACACCTTCGGCAAACCGATCGCACAGCACCAGGCGATCCAGTTCAAATTGGCCGAAATGGCCACCAAGGTCGAGGCCGCTCATGCGATGATGGTGAACGCGGCACGCAAAAAGGACTCCGGGGAACGTAACGACCTGGAGGCAGGGATGGCGAAGTACCTCGCCTCCGAGTACTGCAAGGAAGTCGTCGAGGACGCCTTCCGTATCCACGGCGGCTACGGCTTCTCCAAGGAGTACGAGATCGAGCGCCTCTACCGCGAGGCCCCGATGCTGCTGATCGGTGAAGGTACCGCCGAGATCCAGAAAATGATCATTGGCCGGCGACTCCTGGAGGAGTACCGATTCCAGGGCTGA